In Cicer arietinum cultivar CDC Frontier isolate Library 1 chromosome 1, Cicar.CDCFrontier_v2.0, whole genome shotgun sequence, one DNA window encodes the following:
- the LOC101501421 gene encoding signal recognition particle 19 kDa protein, whose translation MNMDGDLANIKKWIIIYPVYINSKKTVAEGRRIALSKACENPTCAEIGDCCAFLKLPFAIEIDKAYPRDFMQRGRVRVLLKREDGTLTNSSIASRKQLMLRVAEMVPKHHGRTKKQEAAATSTAGPSNKSGKGGKKRR comes from the exons ATGAATATGGATGGTGATTTAGCCAACATTAAGAAATGGATTATAATATATCCAGTTTACATTAATTCCAAAAAGACCGTAGCTGAAGGTAGACGAATCGCTCTATCTAAAGCATGTGAAAACCCTACCTGTGCTGAAATCGGTGATTGCTGCGCTTTTCTTAAACTTCCCTTTGCAATTGAG ATTGATAAGGCTTATCCTCGTGATTTCATGCAAAGAGGGAGAGTTAGGGTATTGTTGAAAAGAGAAGATGGAACCCTCACTAATTCCTCCATTGCATCCA GGAAGCAACTAATGCTGCGTGTTGCTGAGATGGTGCCAAAACATCATGGAAGGACTAAGAAGCAGGAGGCTGCAGCAACGTCAACAGCTGGTCCTTCGAACAAATCTGGGAAGGGTGGAAAAAAGAGGAGATAA